The Cynocephalus volans isolate mCynVol1 chromosome 1, mCynVol1.pri, whole genome shotgun sequence region TGTCTCCTTACGGGACTTGCTCAGCTCTCACCCCCCTGCCTTCGCCCCGCTGTCAGCTGGGAAACTAGAGCCGtcttttactgttttaatttacTGAAGCAATTTGGCACAGACTTTGTATAAAGTAATATCTATAACGTACATGTTAGTGACTAGCCATAAAACAGGATGGACAGTGGCGCTTACCACTCATCTCAGGAGCCCAGCTGGTATTCCCAAAGCTGCACTGCCCCCTCTGTGGCCTCTGCCCTTTGCCCTTCCTCCCACAGGTAGCCACCTTCTGAGTGCCAGATTTCATATGAGCCTTTGGTAGGTATTTATTGCCAAAGACGAATCATGTAGTTTGTCTTGTTCTTTACAAAACTCACACCAGACTCCGGCCTCTGCGGCAACTCGCTCTTCCCACTTTGTTGTATGAGTTGTCCCCGTGACGGTGTGTGAGTTCATttgttttaacagctttattaaatTCTGTTGTGTAAATACATGACCACAGTCTTTTCTTGGCAATGCTAAAATCCAAGTATCTttgaaaccaaaagttgttttgtttttttttcaatctctttGATGGCAAAACCTGAGCTGGTGAAGTTTAATAGCCTCCATTCCACACATTTCACTATAGAAATAATGTCTGATTATGGGGTGCTGCCTCTGACCCCAGTGAGGCTGTTAAATGGTAAATTGTGGCATATAATCTTTGTACAGtctgaaaaattctgaattccaaaACATATCTGCTTGGGGGTTTTAGACAGGGGATTGTGACACTGTACACCACAGTCCTTTGTCCATGCTACTGTTGAAAGGACATTTGGGTGTGTGGCTTCCACATTTCTGCCATTTTGAACAGTGCTTCTATGAACAGGCTTGTCTGTGTTTGGTGCACACTGGTGAGTTTTTCTAGCATGTAAATTTggcaggagtggaattgctggattgtaaaGAGCATACATGTTCCACTTTACAGAGGACACCAGATTGTTTTCGAAATACCAATCTGTTTTCCTGATACCAGAGTAAGAGTTCAAGAGAACTCCACATCTTCCCtgacacttggtattgtcagacttGTTCATTTCTGTCACTCTGGTGGGTGTACGATTGCAGCCTTCTTTTTAGCACATGCATTATAGCATGTACTTCTTTAGCTTATAACTCTCCAGTGGCTGCCCTTTGCACTTAGAGGACTATCAGCTTGTAAGGCCTTACTCAATCTGACTCCAGCTCACCTCTTGGCCTCTTAGTTCTAAGACCTTTGGCTTTTCTTACATTCTTCCTACCTTTTAAACACCCCAACCTTCTTGCCGTTGCCCAAACATGTGTTTGGGCCTCAGGCCCTTTGTGCTTGTTTTTCACAAGATTTGAAatatcttcccattctctccttttatttcttactaCATCACTCTGTGTTATTTTCTGAAATGACCACAATGGCCATAGAATTCTTTATCAATTCtttaagtgttattttttttcctgtagaaaTAAATCAGAATGAGTTATGCAGAAAAACCTGATGAAATCACGAAAGATGAGTGGATGGAAAAGCTCAATAACTTGCACGTCCAGCGAGCAGACATGAATCGTCTCATCATGAACTACCTGGTCACAGGTAATGGCTTATAGTAAGGATGCTACCACTTGAACATTAGCCTCTCTTGTACACACAGGTAATACTTTACCATGTGATGGTAAAGTTACACTTTGTTCAGACATTATAAACACGCAGTGCTAACCTGATAAATTTGTGAATTATCATGTTAAAGATAACCTTTTCTGGAGATGATATAATTATTCCTAAGGCAAAAACCTGTTTCTTGGCCTTTGATGGTTTTACAGTTATATAATCAAAAGGTAACTAAGACTGTTCTGAAGTACCTTTAAAGCATGAATAATTGGTCTCTTTTTGCCATTCCAGAATAGTGGCCTGTTTGTAAGTGTGCCCAACTcagaagagggaagggagggtggAAGTGTGCAGAAGGAGGAACACTCAGCACCCTCCCCGACACTGGGGAGGAAGTAGGTCATTGCCGCTGGGGGTGCGAAAATCCACGTTTTCAAAAGGCATAAAGCGAAAAATAAGTCTCCCCCATTAGTCTCCAGTCCCCCTCCCAAATTATCTCTGTGAAGGTTTTTTGAAAGGTGATGAAGAAGTGCAGGCttgtccttgtgtgtgtgtgagcgggCGGGTATGTGGTGGATACACCAGGTCTGATGTCGGAAAGAATTGCAGACTCACGCTAAGAGGTGGGAGTCAGCAGGCTGCCATAGAGGCCCAGCCGGTGTGTCTTGCCTCACCTGGAACCAGACCTGCAGCTTCTGGCATCTGGACCTGTAACATCAGCCTTCTTAAAGGAGTTCACACCAACACACTGGGCTAGCAGTCGTTCTGACCTCTGGCTGATAGGTCAGAGTTTTTTGGGGGTAGAAATGAATGAAGCATATGCTTTGCATTTTCTATATTTCCAGGGCATAacttgtgagcaccacgctcacccagtgagcgaaccggccatccatatatgggatccgaacccgtggccttggtgttatcaacaccacactctaccgagtgagccacgggccggccctccaggGCATAACTTGTAAACCACAAAGATATTAATACCAAGTCCCTAAGAAAGTGTGGTTCATATGGGAGGTTACTTAATTGAAGGAATTGGGCTTTCTAGAGATGCAAAGTCATTATGTCAGTTCCTTGCTAACTTTCCTAGCAGtgaatgtggttttcattttcagaGGGCTTTAAGGAAGCAGCAGAGAAGTTTCGAATGGAATCTGGGATTGAACCCAGCGTAGATCTAGAAACACTTGATGAGCGAATCAAGATCCGGGAGATGATACTGAAAGGCCGGATCCAGGAGGCCGTCGCACTGATCAATAGTCTCCACCCGGAGCTCCTGGACACAAACCGGTACCTTTACTTTCATTTGCAGGTGAGTTTCAGCAGTGGGTAGTCTGGTTTACAGGCACTTGATAACTTAAGGTTGTTTGCAATGACTCTGAAATAACTAGGCTAATTTGCAACAAAGggtattgttttaatttatgtgGGGGAGGGGTTTGAATTAGCTgctgttttatgtttttcagaAGCTATTTTTTGCTTTGAAATGCAAATAACTCAGAGATGCTAGAAAAATCTCTCCTTTGAGATGTCCTTTTGACTGGAACCAAGTTCCACACTACATGATGTCACTCACCTGGGCGTGTGTTGATTAAgcttgtttgtctttgctgttgaCCAGCAACAGCATTTGATTGAGCTGATCCGCCAGCGTGAGACAGAGGCGGCGCTGGAGTTCGCCCAAACACAGCTGGCGGAGCAGGGTGAGGAGAGCAGAGAATGCCTCACGGAGATGGAGCGCACTCTGGCCCTGCTGGCCTTTGACAGCCCTGAAGAGTCGCCCTTCGGAGACCTCCTCCACATGATGCAGAGGCAGAAGGTAGAGCTTGCTCGGGGAACGTCCTCCTTGCTCACCCTCAGTGGATGTTCAAAAGGGGGTTCTGTGACGATGCCAGGCGTGGTGCATTTGTGGGGTAGAATGAGAGACAGGTGACTTCTGGACACGGGACACCATGGTATGGTAGCAGCAATTCCTCCCTAACTTTTAATCTTATCTTGCTAAACTAGGAAATATTGTAGCTATTAGGAgggaactttaaaaagttcatgtaaaaattcaattaaaagttaatacaaacctttccatgaactttttgaagtacccctgtatatgCCATTCAGACCTCTTTGCcgatttatttaacttttttcctgtttatttggAGACTCTTAGAAACAGATGTCTTAAGTCTTTTTAACTGAAAgtcttgtgttttcttctggaacTTAACTCTCTTCTCTGCTGCTTGAGTGTCCAGTACACATGACAGCTTGTCGTTCCCAGATCCAGGTGTCTGCTGCCCCATCCCAGACTCACccctccctggctctgcctcctgtgGAAGGACTGGCCTCCTTCCACAGGGGCGGGTGAGGATCCACCCGAGATATCCTCTTGAGGCTCACTAGGGGGATCTTACATCGCCCCTGCACCAG contains the following coding sequences:
- the GID8 gene encoding glucose-induced degradation protein 8 homolog, with product MSYAEKPDEITKDEWMEKLNNLHVQRADMNRLIMNYLVTEGFKEAAEKFRMESGIEPSVDLETLDERIKIREMILKGRIQEAVALINSLHPELLDTNRYLYFHLQQQHLIELIRQRETEAALEFAQTQLAEQGEESRECLTEMERTLALLAFDSPEESPFGDLLHMMQRQKVWSEVNQAVLDYENRESTPKLAKLLKLLLWAQSELDQKKVKYPKMTDLSKGVIEEPK